GAGAACGGGTCGATCGGCGTCCCCGCCCCCATCAGCGTCGCCAGCGTCAGCGCCAGATACGCGCCGACCGTCAGAAACTCCGCATGCGCGAAATTCGCGAATTTGAGGATCTTGGCGCTCAGCGAATAGCCGATCGCGCCGAGAGCCAGAATGCCACCGGTCAAAATTCCGTCGGCCAGCGCCTGCCCGATCATGAATGCCTCCGCGATCCGAGAAAGGCTTCCGCCACCGCCACGTCTTCGAGCAACGCGCTTGCGCGCCCCGAAATATGGTTGCGGCCTTCGACCAGAACGTAGCCGCGATCGGATACGCGCAGCGCCGCCTTCGCGTTCTGCTCCACCATCAGTACCGCCACCCCGCCCTCGGCGAGCTTGCGCAGATCGGCGAACACTTCTTGCGCGATTTTGGGCGCCAACCCGGCCGTCGGCTCGTCGAGCATGATCAACCGAGGTTCGGTCATCAACGCACGGGCGACGGCGAGCATTTGGCGTTGACCGCCCGACAACACATTGGCCATCGAGCGGCGATGCGCGGCGAGTGCGGGGAACCGTTCGAAGGCGCGCGCGAGACGTTCGCGCAGTACGGGCTTAGCCAGCGTATGTCCGCCCGCGATCAGATTATCCTCGATCGACAGGCTGGCGAAGACGTTGCCGGTTTGCGGCACGAAACCCACGCCCGCCCCGACGATCGCATGGGTCGATTGTCCGGCGAGGTTCACGCCGCCGAGAAGGATCTCGCCGCTTTCGATCAGAACGAGACCGGCCAGCGCCTTCATGAAAGTCGATTTGCCGGCACCGTTGGGACCGACCAGCGTTACGATCTCGCCGCATGCGACGTCGACCGAAAT
This genomic interval from Alphaproteobacteria bacterium contains the following:
- a CDS encoding ABC transporter ATP-binding protein — its product is MRTPFLVARNLRASYRRGLPIVHDISVDVACGEIVTLVGPNGAGKSTFMKALAGLVLIESGEILLGGVNLAGQSTHAIVGAGVGFVPQTGNVFASLSIEDNLIAGGHTLAKPVLRERLARAFERFPALAAHRRSMANVLSGGQRQMLAVARALMTEPRLIMLDEPTAGLAPKIAQEVFADLRKLAEGGVAVLMVEQNAKAALRVSDRGYVLVEGRNHISGRASALLEDVAVAEAFLGSRRHS